A genomic segment from Anaerococcus urinomassiliensis encodes:
- a CDS encoding Na/Pi cotransporter family protein, protein MSINYFIKLLGGLALFLYGMAMMSKGLELAAGYKLRVIIEKMTSNFFKAILVGVIVTAIIQSSSATTVMVVGFVNAGLMNIYQAVGIIIGANIGTTITGQLVALNISTIAPIIAFVCFVLNTFSKKERKTFLGQAIMGLGFLFMGMEFMSTAMEPLRDYPGFVTLMTKFQNPFLGVLAGTLITALIQSSSASLGILQAIANQGVYT, encoded by the coding sequence ATGTCAATTAATTATTTTATCAAATTATTGGGAGGTCTGGCCCTGTTTTTGTACGGGATGGCCATGATGAGCAAGGGATTGGAGCTTGCCGCAGGTTATAAGCTTCGTGTCATTATTGAAAAGATGACATCCAATTTCTTTAAGGCGATCCTTGTTGGGGTGATAGTAACCGCCATTATCCAATCATCATCTGCTACAACTGTCATGGTTGTAGGTTTTGTAAATGCGGGCTTGATGAATATCTACCAAGCCGTTGGGATAATCATTGGCGCAAATATTGGTACAACTATCACCGGTCAGCTAGTAGCCTTAAATATTTCTACCATTGCTCCGATAATAGCCTTTGTATGTTTCGTATTGAATACTTTTTCTAAAAAAGAGAGGAAGACTTTTTTAGGACAAGCTATTATGGGACTTGGGTTTCTATTTATGGGTATGGAATTTATGAGCACGGCCATGGAACCACTAAGGGATTATCCTGGTTTTGTCACACTTATGACCAAATTTCAAAATCCTTTCCTAGGAGTTTTGGCTGGTACACTTATAACTGCTCTTATCCAATCATCATCAGCATCTCTTGGTATCTTACAGGCTATTGCTAACCAAGGTGTATATACATAG
- a CDS encoding family 1 glycosylhydrolase: MNDIYDRYQKPLFIVENGLGAIDRPDEKGYVEDDYRIDYLREHIKLMKDAVEIDGVDLLGYTTWGPIDLVSAGTGQMKKRYGFIYVDRDDSGNGSLKRSKKKSFDWYKKVIASNGEDLD, translated from the coding sequence ATGAATGATATTTACGATAGATATCAAAAACCATTATTTATAGTAGAAAATGGTCTTGGTGCTATCGATAGGCCTGATGAAAAAGGATATGTTGAAGATGATTATAGGATTGATTATCTAAGAGAGCATATAAAGCTGATGAAGGATGCAGTGGAAATTGATGGTGTAGATTTATTGGGCTATACAACATGGGGGCCAATAGATTTGGTTTCAGCAGGAACTGGACAAATGAAGAAAAGATATGGCTTTATCTATGTTGATAGAGATGACTCTGGAAATGGAAGTCTAAAAAGAAGCAAAAAGAAATCATTTGATTGGTACAAAAAAGTTATTGCATCAAATGGAGAAGATTTGGATTAA